In Pangasianodon hypophthalmus isolate fPanHyp1 chromosome 3, fPanHyp1.pri, whole genome shotgun sequence, a single genomic region encodes these proteins:
- the pcnx2 gene encoding LOW QUALITY PROTEIN: pecanex-like protein 1 (The sequence of the model RefSeq protein was modified relative to this genomic sequence to represent the inferred CDS: inserted 5 bases in 5 codons; deleted 9 bases in 8 codons; substituted 4 bases at 4 genomic stop codons), which yields MGSQALQTLRQGVWASLTGGWYHDPEQNKFNNSCHLYLWLFLLMLPLSLHLALPPTSLALSIYCTSVTVFFILIKMVNYRLHLMFDEGEIVPRNSVSDISKGAEKKSNASDTCRPASLRKSSTVPDSVAMTVLTRNRASPVIQVTVKQTETDPGLIGECSKKDSKHIEGQDDTSSQKTGRERTEVEEKLTPEDAFSPNTDQSAPLLQSEQRQPTQGDTADEGLPPSASSEEERIQEEAEKETPPLPEPVNTGSRSSAAKEAEEEEKPEETYCSDEISVVLVDNSGLSTRLDENDTVKIVITMSCDPQTAAELEESVRLSLLESAQSRLAQQDQMGDAPVKIPVITFDSPREEEESCVKDNKEGRLNPNELSPQEQAVAHESQDPNEPVGSSSAQQEVLSNEHEAENPSPNTNNSSSGIDVRSHPDESEHTELKSDTDGFLQIPSGFGRCGGGGRLHARGLSIDSGRDAVLIGHRAKSKLQTMTSSKSDLEDKEGQLPNESNFVEFVSMLESINSTRSGGGKQTEDEQKEEQKIKTDEETTMLVKNLESTDEAGQQGPPNPPNSLATDTLHSLPEKRIPIVSPDSPQTDKERDPDYDSLPSQTSQSESSMLQVICRPEATSKEEAYTFHTVHRDRPRKLYNERALNLPLGAELITGNVCDLLSTSSNSEGQDGLVGGHPDCPFQRRMIPAHRLRPRRTHPEIFQEEDSLDDSSDTTTEEKPSRKLYYKMKIFPGKWINILYDPADLKWRCWTRNQDWKENMAAVFLAFLVAFLGFVLLNHVAFKDFWVFQFCLVMASCQYSLLKSVQPDAASPTHGHNRIIAYSRAAYFCMFCGLIWILELKLKRSDLPVFTLYGITIVMSTCSXFVQDILIGKYXMYXRDLSYCFPITFLLALXPQINTFVIYFLEQIDIHFFGGTAATGLYSAFYCSREGLLVLTLLYGFCLGLLSHCHCSCVQEPWNEQHVPALFSGFCALLVALSYHLSRQSSDPSVLFTLFKSIFMPALGEDEVEEEPSENEDPLPKKLQSSVREILISDLLVCTVASVLTFAVTRQYVFFXIQPFVTIVLYALQQTXGFVTHYLIPQXRKHHPWLWLSQPVLKSKEYSQFEPTEDAQLMWFERLYVGLLSFEKYVVXPAIVLSALTNDGFALSHRKKLGIHCDVLLMTVAGMKLLRSSFCNPSYQFLTLIFTIVFFEFDYSKASETSVTLLFLMSIVFTRWDLLHKLHFVLVYIAPXQIAWGSAFHAFAQPFAVPHSAMLLVQTLITTVFYTPLSPFLGSAIFITSYPRPVKFWERNYNTKRIDNSNSRLMSQIDKDTGCDDNNLNSIFYEYLTRSLQHSLCGDLLLGRWGNYSTGDCFILASDYLNALIHIIEVGNGLVTFQLRGLEFRGTYCQQREVEAITEGVEEDEGCCCCEPGHLAHVLSCNAAFNLRWLAWELTTTKYVLQSYSISENNAATMLQLYDLRKLLITYYLKSIIYYLVINPKLQTWLKEQSIHEALQPYSKWHHIERDPVVFSVKIDEDYVHCLQGVTRASYCNVYLEWIQYCAGKMEQPVDCDEDSLLVTLCFALSVLGRRSLGTASHNMSNSLESFLYGFSTLFKGDFRVATKDEWVFADMDLLQKVVAPAVRMSLKLHQDHFTSLEESEEPAVLYEAISTYRSSLVICDEGDPAWRKAVLSSRDTLLTLRHTLDDGNDEYKIIMLYKRYLSFKVIKINKECVRGLWAGQQQELIFLRNRNPERGSIQNSKQALRNMINSSCDQPLGYPMFVSALTTSYAGTHKHTGSVWGGTLSLEGIRTWLCSRWLRVRKDNLTSCNSGVNMEDVDCAGSSVSHTHNSVTSQSTSTHQPHPRSSRTRHHSTGRREYRSGSVQPQCQRAPVTSRSGPILDLQQGSGSNGVMQRLSNSQLSFNTSSIASVFSQVPRVSAAGAVLSAQPRCSQASSSSSTLSLLFGKRSFSSGLVMSGLSAAEGGNSTDTQSSSSVNIITPGPSVRHTHTQWTSEAYESIDATSTVTSGPKDNTASGEKSQEGSGSGSGSGSGSAFHENSEQKST from the exons ATGGGCTCGCAGGCGCTGCAGACGCTCCGGCAGGGGGTGTGGGCTTCCCTGACCGGCGGATGGTACCACGACCCCGAGCAGAATAAATTCAACAACTCCTGCCATCTTTATCTGTGGCTCTTCCTGCTCATGTTGCCTCTGTCCCTGCATCTG GCTCTTCCACCCACCAGTCTGGCCCTCAGTATTTACTGTACCTCAGTGACTGTTTTCTTCATCCTCATTAAGATGGTGAACTATCGCCTTCACCTAATGTTTGATGAAGGTGAAATTGTGCCCCGAAACAGTGTGTCTGACATCAGCAAAGgtgcagaaaaaaagagtaatGCCTCAGACACCTGTCGTCCAGCCAGCTTGAG gaaGAGCAGCACAGTACCTGATAGTGTTGCCATGACAGTATTGACTAGAAACAGGGCAAGTCCAGTAATCCAAGTCACAGTGAAACAGACTGAAACAGACCCGGGACTGATTGGA gaGTGCTCAAAAAAGGACTCAAAACACATAGAGG GCCAAGATGACACATCCTCTCAGAAGACGGGTAGGGAAAGAACCGAAGTTGAGGAGAAACTGACCCCTGAAGATGCATTTAGTCCCAATACTGACCAATCAGCCCCACTCTTGCAATCAGAGCAGAGACAGCCAACCCAAGGggacacagctgatgaaggcCTGCCCCCTTCTGCCAGCAGTGAAGAGGAGAGGATCCAAGAAGAAGCTGAGAAAGAGACACCACCACTTCCAGAGCCCGTCAACACTGGCAGCAGGTCCTCGGCGGCTAAAGAGgctgaggaggaagagaagcCTGAGGAGACCTACTGCTCGGATGAAATCTCTGTGGTACTGGTTGACAATTCTGGTTTATCGACCCGCCTGGACGAGAATGATACTGTGAAGATCGTTATCACAATGAGCTGTGACCCTCAGACAGCAGCGGAGCTGGAGGAGTCAGTCAGACTCAGCCTCCTGGAGTCGGCTCAATCCCGCCTAGCTCAGCAAGACCAGATGGGGGATGCTCCTGTCAAAATTCCAGTCATTACCTTTGATTCACCtcgagaggaagaagaaagctGTGTCAAAGATAATAAAGAAGGGAGGCTAAATCCTAATGAATTGTCTCCTCAGGAACAGGCTGTGGCTCATGAAAGTCAAGACCCAAATGAGCCAGTTGGGTCCAGTTCTGCCCAACAGGAAGTATTGTCCAATGAACATGAGGCAGAGAATCCCAGTCCGAACACTAATAACAGCTCCTCGGGCATTGATGTGCGCTCCCATCCAGATGAGAGCGAGCACACTGAGCTGAAGTCAGACACTGATGGATTCTTGCAAATCCCTTCTGGCTTTGGGAGgtgtggtggaggaggaaggcTGCATGCAAGAGGACTTAGCATTGACAGTGGAAGGGACGCTGTCCTGATTGGCCACCGAGCCAAATCCAAGCTGCAGACCATGACCTCATCTAAGTCGGACTTAGAGGACAAAGAGGGCCAGTTGCCCAATGAGTCCAACTTTGTGGAGTTTGTTTCAATGCTGGAGTCCATCAACAGTACCAGAAGTGGGGGAGGGAAGCAGACAGAGGATGAGCAGAAGGAGGAGCAGAAAATTAAAACAGATG AGGAGACTACAATGCTGGTGAAGAACTTAGAAAGCACAGATGAGGCTGGACAGCAAGGTCCTCCAAACCCTCCGAACAGTCTGGCTACGGACACACTGCACAGCCTTCCAGAGAAACGGATTCCCATCGTCTCTCCTGACAG TCCTCAGACAGATAAGGAGAGGGATCCAGACTATGACTCTCTGCCCTCTCAGACGTCTCAATCAGAGAGCTCAATGCTGCAGGTCATCTGTAGACCAGAAGCAACATCTAAAGAGGAGGCTTATACCTTCCACACAGTGCACA GAGACAGACCTCGAAAGCTGTACAATGAAAGGGCGTTAAATTTACCTCTTGGAGCTGAACTGATCACGGGGAACGTATG TGATCTCCTTTCCACGTCCTCCAACTCGGAGGGCCAGGATGGGTTAGTGGGTGGGCATCCCGATTGTCCGTTTCAGCGCCGCATGATTCCAGCTCACCGGCTTCGGCCCAGGAGAACACACCCCGAGATCTTTCAG GAGGAGGATTCTCTTGACGACTCCTCTGACACGACTACTGAGGAGAAGCCATCTCGGAAGCTCTACTATAAGATGAAAATTTTTCCTGGGAAATGGATCAACATCTTGTACGATCCGGCTGACCTTAAATGGCGCTGCTGGACCAG GAATCAGGACTGGAAG GAGAACATGGCTGCTGTGTTTTTAGCATTCCTGGTTGCTTTTCTGGGC TTTGTGCTCCTGAACCATGTTGCCTTTAAGGACTTTTGGGTTTTCCAGTTTTGT CTGGTCATGGCCAGCTGTCAGTACTCCTTATTAAAG AGTGTCCAGCCAGACGCAGCATCACCTACTCATG GACATAATCGAATCATTGCCTACAGTCGAGCTGCATATTTCTGCATGTTCTGTGGCCTTATTTGGATTCTGGAGTTGAAGCTAAAAAGATCAGACCTTCCTGTGTTCACCTTATACGGCATTACGATTGTAATGTCGACATGCTCCTAGTTTGTACAAGATATTTTAATTGGTAAGTATTAGATGTATTAAAGG GATTTATCATACTGCTTTCCAATAACCTTCCTTCTTGCCC TCCCACAAATCAATACATTTGTTATTTACTTTCTCGAGCAAATTGATATACACTTTTTTGGTGGAACAG CTGCAACTGGACTGTATTCAGCCTTCTACTGTAGTAGGGAGGGTCTGTTGGTGTTAACATTACTGTATGGATTCTGTC TTGGACTTCTTTCTCATTGCCATTGCTCATGTGTGCAGGAACCTTGGAACGAGCAGCAC GTCCCAGCCCTGTTCTCTGGGTTTTGTGCTCTGCTGGTAGCCCTGTCTTATCATCTCAGTCGACAAAGCAGTGAC CCGTCTGTACTATT CACTTTGTTTAAGTCCATATTCATGCCAGCACTGGGGGAAGACGAGGTGGAGGAAGAGCCCTCTGAGAATGAAGATCCTCTTCCAAAGAAGCTCCAGAGCTCAGTG AGAGAGATACTGATCTCTGATCTGCTTGTATGCACCGTCGCTTCAGTTTTGACTTTTGCTGTTACTCGCCAGTACG tttttttttaaatacagccCTTTGTCACCATAGTGCTGTATGCCCTGCAGCAAA GTGGCTTCGTCACCCACTATCTCATCCCTC TACGCAAACATCATCCCTGGTTGTGG CTCTCACAGCCAGTGCTTAAGAGTAAAGAGTACTCCCAGTTTGAACCCACAG AGGATGCTCAGCTGATGTGGTTCGAGCGGCTCTATGTAGGACTCTTGAGCTTTGAGAAGTATGTGG TACCTGCCATTGTGCTCAGTGCCCTCACTAATGATGGCTTCGCCCTCAGCCACCGGAAAAAGCTGGGTATACA CTGTGATGTCTTATTGATGACAGTTGCTGGGATGAAGCTTCTGCGCTCGTCCTTC TGCAACCCCAGCTACCAGTTCCTCACG CTCATCTTCACCATCGTTTTCTTCGAGTTCGACTACAGCAAGGCTTCTGAGACCTCTGTcactctcctcttcctcatgtCCATAGTCTTCACAAGGTG GGATCTTCTGCACAAGCTGCACTTTGTTCTAGTCTACATCGCTC TGCAGATAGCATGGGGCAGCGCTTTTCACGCCTTCGCCCAGCCCTTCGCCGTTCCAC ATTCTGCCATGCTGCTGGTGCAGACATTAATCACCACCGTTTTTTACACTCCACTGAGCCCGTTTCTGGGCAGTGCCATTTTCATCACATCCTACCCACGTCCCGTCAAGTTTTGGGAGAGAAACTACAA cacaaaacGTATCGACAATTCCAACAGCAGACTGATGTCTCAGATTGACAAGGATACCG GCTGTGATGATAACAATCTGAACTCGATCTTCTATGAGTACCTGACACGTTCGCTGCAGCACTCTCTGTGCGGGGATCTGCTGCTGGGCCGCTGGGGGAATTACAGCACAGGCGACTGTTTCATCCTGGCCTCTGATTACCTCAATGCTCTCATACACATCATAGAGGTTGGCAACGGCCTTGTCACCTTCCAGCTGAGAGGTCTTGAGTTCAGGG GCACGTACTGTCAGCAGCGGGAGGTGGAGGCCATTACTGAGGGCGTGGAGGAGGACGAGGGCTGTTGCTGCTGCGAGCCGGGTCACCTGGCCCATGTTCTCTCGTGTAATGCTGCATTTAATCTGCGCTGGCTCGCCTGGGAGCTCACCACCACCAAGTACGTGCTTCAGAGCTACAGCATCAGTGAGAACAACGCAGCCACCATGCTGCAGCTCTATGACCTACGCAAACTGCTCATCACCTACTACCTCAAG AGTATCATCTACTATCTGGTGATCAACCCGAAGCTACAGACATGGCTTAAGGAGCAGTCGATCCACGAGGCCCTGCAGCCGTACAGTAAATGGCACCATATAGAGAGAGACCCAGTGGTTTTCAGTGTTAAGATTGATGAGGACTACGTCCACTGCCTGCAAGGCGTCACCAGGGCCAGCTATTGCAACGTCTATCTCGAGTGGATCCAGTACTGCGCCGGCAAGATGGAGCAA CCGGTGGACTGTGATGAGGATTCTCTGCTGGTCACGTTGTGTTTTGCTCTGTCGGTCCTAGGCAGGAGATCTCTAGGCACTGCCTCGCATAACATGTCCAACAG tttGGAGTCCTTCTTGTACGGCTTCAGCACCTTGTTTAAAGGAGATTTCCGCGTCGCCACAAAGGACGAGTGGGTCTTTGCTGACATGGATCTGCTCCAGAAGGTGGTTGCACCAGCGGTTAGGATGAGCCTCAAACTTCATCAG GACCACTTCACGAGTCTGGAGGAGAGCGAGGAGCCGGCCGTGCTTTACGAGGCCATCAGTACATACAGGAGCTCACTGGTGATATGTGACGAGGGCGACCCGGCGTGGCGTAAGGCCGTGCTGTCCAGCAGAGATACACTGCTGACGCTACGCCACACACTGGACGACGGCAACGACGAATACAAGATCATCATGCTGTATAAACGCTACCTCAGTTTTAAAGTCATAAAG atcAATAAAGAGTGTGTGCGTGGGCTGTGGGCAGGACAGCAGCAGGAGCTGATCTTCCTGCGTAACCGTAATCCAGAGCGAGGAAGCATCCAGAACTCAAAGCAGGCACTGCGGAACATGATCAACTCGTCATGTGACCAGCCGCTGGGTTACCCCATGTTCGTGTCTGCCCTCACCACCTCATACGCAGGAACACACAAGCACACGGGCAGCGTCTGGGGCGGCACGCTCAGCCTCGAGGGCATCCGCACATGGCTCTGCTCCCGGTGGCTCCG TGTAAGGAAGGACAATCTGACGAGTTGTAACAGTGGAGTGAACATGGAAGACGTGGACTGTGCTGGCTCTTCTGTTAGTCATACTCACAACTCCGTCACATCCCAAAGCACCAGCACACACCAGCCGCATCCACGAAGCTCACGCACCCGACACCACAGTACAG GACGCCGTGAGTATCGCAGTGGCTCTGTGCAGCCTCAGTGTCAGCGAGCCCCAGTCACCAGTCGCTCAGGGCCGATCCTGGATCTCCAGCAGGGCTCAGGCTCTAACGGCGTCATGCAGCGCCTCTCCAACAGTCAGCTGTCCTTCAACACCTCCTCCATCGCCTCTGTCTTCTCCCAG GTGCCGCGTGTTTCTGCGGCGGGCGCCGTGCTCTCAGCTCAGCCACGCTGCAGTCAGgcctcctcctccagctccacTCTCAGCCTGCTGTTCGGGAAGCGCAGCTTCTCCAGCGGTCTGGTCATGTCGGGTCTCTCCGCCGCTGAGGGAGGaaacagcactgacacacagtcATCCAGCTCCGTCAATATCATCACCCCGGGACCATCAgtacgccacacacacacacag TGGACATCAGAAGCGTATGAGAGTATAGACGCCACGTCCACTGTGACTTCAGGGCCAAAAGACAACACAGCATCAGGTGAGAAGAGCCAGGAAGGGTCAGGCTCGGGCTCGGGCTCGGGCTCAGGCTCAGCCTTCCACGAGAACTCGGAGCAGAAGAGCACCTGA